The following are from one region of the Amia ocellicauda isolate fAmiCal2 chromosome 1, fAmiCal2.hap1, whole genome shotgun sequence genome:
- the LOC136758973 gene encoding putative uncharacterized protein C6orf183: MNDIQHLLYREAAADGEGTGLTALKTEIEENGVLQGTPSKAYSSVPVPKDISYFRSERELVLKQELQVAAARPVLVQADVMQRELESCLTREYSPESLPLLLHQVTYRTALLIRSPTTIFL; this comes from the exons ATGAATGATATTCAGCATCTCCTGTACAGAGAAGCTGCAGCTGATGGAGAAGGAACTGGCCTCACAGCCCTGAAGACGGAGATCGAGGAAAATGGGGTTTTGCAGGGAACACCTTCTAAGGCGTACAG CTCTGTGCCTGTTCCTAAGGACATTTCTTACTTCCGGAGCGAGAGGGAGCTGGTGCTCAAGCAAGAATTGCAG GTGGCAGCAGCCAGGCCTGTGCTGGTCCAGGCAGATGTGATGCAGAGAGAGCTGGAGAGCTGCCTGACCCGGGAGTACAGTCCTGAGAGCCTGCCCCTGCTGCTGCACCAGGTGACCTACAGAACCGCATTGCTGATCAGGAGCCCAACCACCATTTTTTTGTGA
- the cep57l1 gene encoding centrosomal protein CEP57L1 isoform X2 codes for MEPFQQQNISVGSPSKHSYLGSFYLPPEKMPAPLFVYHKPPPAIMADSSGRLMKLNPETDEGKTEASSKAVISALKTLQEKIRRLELERVQAESSMRQLSEKAQWQKSGSEQQKRTEDVVEKETAQDKELVANLRSAEARCSLLEKQLDYMRRMVENAETDKNAILEKQVSLHRERIKDQADVHTKLEKLEKLEEECLKLTSTQSIAERKIHQLEQKLLEEEHQRKLIQEKAAQLQSGLEKNQIPISSLSSGSKPKKKMKKPVRKIALARSEDPAPPFFPRSKHLPFVAGTSTSPSHSVRANVQNVLHMMKHHNPQLCHQGQDLHVQPPKTTHPENRRGIQRSASASSSASSVGSLSELLLALQDELGQMSFEHQELVKQIQETERLAVREDLERELDCLVKRMEAKGEQISKLKKHQAAVQKLNQKSRMPKRRTSSIEPRTGGLSGVRPLPPSPQSRGSPSKAAQGAKGQDSLRLLKKVQKLQLHLKKDDIMWEQ; via the exons ATGGAGCCGTTTCAACAGCAG AACATAAGTGTTGGATCTCCTTCTAAACACAGTTACTTGGGGAGTTTCTATCTCCCCCCAGAGAAAATGCCAGCTCCTTTGTTTGTCTACCACAAACCACCACCCGCCATCATGGCAGACAGTAGTGGCAGACTCATGAAGCTGAATCCTGAAACGGATGAAGGAAAAACTGAAGCCAGCAGTAAAG CTGTGATCTCGGCGCTGAAGACGCTGCAGGAGAAGATTCGCCGCTTGGAGCTGGAGAGAGTTCAGGCTGAGAGCAGCATGAGGCAGCTGTCGGAGAAGGCCCAGTGGCAGAAAAGCGGCTCTGAGCAGCAAAAGAGAACAGAAGATGTTGTGGAGAAAGAGACTGCACAGGACAAAG AGCTTGTGGCTAATTTGCGCTCGGCCGAAGCCCGCTGCTCCCTCCTGGAAAAGCAGCTGGATTACATGAGAAGGATGGTGGAAAATGCAGAGACTGACAAGAATGCCATTCTAGAGAAACAG GTTTCTCTTCACCGGGAAAGAATCAAAGACCAGGCTGATGTCCATACTAAGTTAGAAAAGCTGGAAAAGTTAGAGGAGGAGTGTCTCAAACTAACGAGCACTCAGTCAATTGCTGAG AGAAAGATCCATCAGCTGGAGCAGAAGCTTCTGGAAGAGGAACACCAGCGCAAGCTAATACAAGAAAAAGCTGCCCAG cTTCAGTCAGGTCTTGAAAAGAATCAAATTCCTATTTCTTCACTCTCATCTGGAAGCAAACCaaagaagaagatgaagaaacCTGTGAGG AAAATTGCGCTGGCAAGGAGTGAAGATCCAGCTCCTCCATTTTTCCCAAGGTCAAAGCACCTTCCCTTCGTGGCTGGAACG TCCACCAGTCCCAGTCACTCGGTGAGGGCGAACGTGCAGAATGTCCTGCACATGATGAAGCACCACAACCCCCAACTCTGCCACCAAGGCCAAGACCTTCACGTTCAGCCCCCGAAGACAACACATCCCGAGAACAGACGGGGTATCCAGAGGTCTGCGTCGGCCAGCTCCAGCGCCTCCTCAGTGGGCAGCCTGTCAGAACTGCTGCTGGCATTGCAGGACGAGCTGGGACAAATGAGCTT TGAGCACCAGGAGCTGGTGAAGCAGATCCAGGAGACGGAGAGACTGGCAGTGCGGGAGGATCTGGAGCGAGAGCTGGACTGCCTGGTGAAGCGCATGGAGGCAAAGGGGGAGCAGATCTCCAAACTGAAGAAACACCAAGCAGCT GTACAGAAATTGAACCAGAAATCACGGATGCCAAAGAGGCGAACATCCAGCATTGAGCCCAGGACAGGAGGGCTGAGTGGAGTCAGGCCATTGCCCCCCTCTCCCCAGAGTAGAGGGAGCCCCAGTAAGGCCGCTCAGGGAGCGAAGGGCCAGGACAGCCTGCGGCTCCTGaagaaagtgcagaaactgcaGCTGCACCTGAAGAAGGATGACATCATGTGGGAGCAGTAG
- the cep57l1 gene encoding centrosomal protein CEP57L1 isoform X1 — protein MEPFQQQNISVGSPSKHSYLGSFYLPPEKMPAPLFVYHKPPPAIMADSSGRLMKLNPETDEGKTEASSKAVISALKTLQEKIRRLELERVQAESSMRQLSEKAQWQKSGSEQQKRTEDVVEKETAQDKELVANLRSAEARCSLLEKQLDYMRRMVENAETDKNAILEKQVSLHRERIKDQADVHTKLEKLEKLEEECLKLTSTQSIAERKIHQLEQKLLEEEHQRKLIQEKAAQLQSGLEKNQIPISSLSSGSKPKKKMKKPVRVRCEKIALARSEDPAPPFFPRSKHLPFVAGTSTSPSHSVRANVQNVLHMMKHHNPQLCHQGQDLHVQPPKTTHPENRRGIQRSASASSSASSVGSLSELLLALQDELGQMSFEHQELVKQIQETERLAVREDLERELDCLVKRMEAKGEQISKLKKHQAAVQKLNQKSRMPKRRTSSIEPRTGGLSGVRPLPPSPQSRGSPSKAAQGAKGQDSLRLLKKVQKLQLHLKKDDIMWEQ, from the exons ATGGAGCCGTTTCAACAGCAG AACATAAGTGTTGGATCTCCTTCTAAACACAGTTACTTGGGGAGTTTCTATCTCCCCCCAGAGAAAATGCCAGCTCCTTTGTTTGTCTACCACAAACCACCACCCGCCATCATGGCAGACAGTAGTGGCAGACTCATGAAGCTGAATCCTGAAACGGATGAAGGAAAAACTGAAGCCAGCAGTAAAG CTGTGATCTCGGCGCTGAAGACGCTGCAGGAGAAGATTCGCCGCTTGGAGCTGGAGAGAGTTCAGGCTGAGAGCAGCATGAGGCAGCTGTCGGAGAAGGCCCAGTGGCAGAAAAGCGGCTCTGAGCAGCAAAAGAGAACAGAAGATGTTGTGGAGAAAGAGACTGCACAGGACAAAG AGCTTGTGGCTAATTTGCGCTCGGCCGAAGCCCGCTGCTCCCTCCTGGAAAAGCAGCTGGATTACATGAGAAGGATGGTGGAAAATGCAGAGACTGACAAGAATGCCATTCTAGAGAAACAG GTTTCTCTTCACCGGGAAAGAATCAAAGACCAGGCTGATGTCCATACTAAGTTAGAAAAGCTGGAAAAGTTAGAGGAGGAGTGTCTCAAACTAACGAGCACTCAGTCAATTGCTGAG AGAAAGATCCATCAGCTGGAGCAGAAGCTTCTGGAAGAGGAACACCAGCGCAAGCTAATACAAGAAAAAGCTGCCCAG cTTCAGTCAGGTCTTGAAAAGAATCAAATTCCTATTTCTTCACTCTCATCTGGAAGCAAACCaaagaagaagatgaagaaacCTGTGAGGGTAAGATGTGAA AAAATTGCGCTGGCAAGGAGTGAAGATCCAGCTCCTCCATTTTTCCCAAGGTCAAAGCACCTTCCCTTCGTGGCTGGAACG TCCACCAGTCCCAGTCACTCGGTGAGGGCGAACGTGCAGAATGTCCTGCACATGATGAAGCACCACAACCCCCAACTCTGCCACCAAGGCCAAGACCTTCACGTTCAGCCCCCGAAGACAACACATCCCGAGAACAGACGGGGTATCCAGAGGTCTGCGTCGGCCAGCTCCAGCGCCTCCTCAGTGGGCAGCCTGTCAGAACTGCTGCTGGCATTGCAGGACGAGCTGGGACAAATGAGCTT TGAGCACCAGGAGCTGGTGAAGCAGATCCAGGAGACGGAGAGACTGGCAGTGCGGGAGGATCTGGAGCGAGAGCTGGACTGCCTGGTGAAGCGCATGGAGGCAAAGGGGGAGCAGATCTCCAAACTGAAGAAACACCAAGCAGCT GTACAGAAATTGAACCAGAAATCACGGATGCCAAAGAGGCGAACATCCAGCATTGAGCCCAGGACAGGAGGGCTGAGTGGAGTCAGGCCATTGCCCCCCTCTCCCCAGAGTAGAGGGAGCCCCAGTAAGGCCGCTCAGGGAGCGAAGGGCCAGGACAGCCTGCGGCTCCTGaagaaagtgcagaaactgcaGCTGCACCTGAAGAAGGATGACATCATGTGGGAGCAGTAG
- the cep57l1 gene encoding centrosomal protein CEP57L1 isoform X3: MEPFQQQNISVGSPSKHSYLGSFYLPPEKMPAPLFVYHKPPPAIMADSSGRLMKLNPETDEGKTEASSKAVISALKTLQEKIRRLELERVQAESSMRQLSEKAQWQKSGSEQQKRTEDVVEKETAQDKELVANLRSAEARCSLLEKQLDYMRRMVENAETDKNAILEKQVSLHRERIKDQADVHTKLEKLEKLEEECLKLTSTQSIAERKIHQLEQKLLEEEHQRKLIQEKAAQLQSGLEKNQIPISSLSSGSKPKKKMKKPVRVRCEKIALARSEDPAPPFFPRSKHLPFVAGTSTSPSHSVRANVQNVLHMMKHHNPQLCHQGQDLHVQPPKTTHPENRRGIQRSASASSSASSVGSLSELLLALQDELGQMSFEHQELVKQIQETERLAVREDLERELDCLVKRMEAKGEQISKLKKHQAAWDLVLFPSAGTEIEPEITDAKEANIQH, encoded by the exons ATGGAGCCGTTTCAACAGCAG AACATAAGTGTTGGATCTCCTTCTAAACACAGTTACTTGGGGAGTTTCTATCTCCCCCCAGAGAAAATGCCAGCTCCTTTGTTTGTCTACCACAAACCACCACCCGCCATCATGGCAGACAGTAGTGGCAGACTCATGAAGCTGAATCCTGAAACGGATGAAGGAAAAACTGAAGCCAGCAGTAAAG CTGTGATCTCGGCGCTGAAGACGCTGCAGGAGAAGATTCGCCGCTTGGAGCTGGAGAGAGTTCAGGCTGAGAGCAGCATGAGGCAGCTGTCGGAGAAGGCCCAGTGGCAGAAAAGCGGCTCTGAGCAGCAAAAGAGAACAGAAGATGTTGTGGAGAAAGAGACTGCACAGGACAAAG AGCTTGTGGCTAATTTGCGCTCGGCCGAAGCCCGCTGCTCCCTCCTGGAAAAGCAGCTGGATTACATGAGAAGGATGGTGGAAAATGCAGAGACTGACAAGAATGCCATTCTAGAGAAACAG GTTTCTCTTCACCGGGAAAGAATCAAAGACCAGGCTGATGTCCATACTAAGTTAGAAAAGCTGGAAAAGTTAGAGGAGGAGTGTCTCAAACTAACGAGCACTCAGTCAATTGCTGAG AGAAAGATCCATCAGCTGGAGCAGAAGCTTCTGGAAGAGGAACACCAGCGCAAGCTAATACAAGAAAAAGCTGCCCAG cTTCAGTCAGGTCTTGAAAAGAATCAAATTCCTATTTCTTCACTCTCATCTGGAAGCAAACCaaagaagaagatgaagaaacCTGTGAGGGTAAGATGTGAA AAAATTGCGCTGGCAAGGAGTGAAGATCCAGCTCCTCCATTTTTCCCAAGGTCAAAGCACCTTCCCTTCGTGGCTGGAACG TCCACCAGTCCCAGTCACTCGGTGAGGGCGAACGTGCAGAATGTCCTGCACATGATGAAGCACCACAACCCCCAACTCTGCCACCAAGGCCAAGACCTTCACGTTCAGCCCCCGAAGACAACACATCCCGAGAACAGACGGGGTATCCAGAGGTCTGCGTCGGCCAGCTCCAGCGCCTCCTCAGTGGGCAGCCTGTCAGAACTGCTGCTGGCATTGCAGGACGAGCTGGGACAAATGAGCTT TGAGCACCAGGAGCTGGTGAAGCAGATCCAGGAGACGGAGAGACTGGCAGTGCGGGAGGATCTGGAGCGAGAGCTGGACTGCCTGGTGAAGCGCATGGAGGCAAAGGGGGAGCAGATCTCCAAACTGAAGAAACACCAAGCAGCT TGGGATCTGGTCTTGTTTCCAAGCGCAGGTACAGAAATTGAACCAGAAATCACGGATGCCAAAGAGGCGAACATCCAGCATTGA